Below is a genomic region from Propionispora vibrioides.
CATTCAAATTTCATTTGTTGGGGTGCTCGTTCTTTTAGCATATCGTTACCCTCCTAATAAAATTAGGTCCATATAGATTATTTCTACATGGACCTTCAAAAACCATTTTCATAATTATACTTTTTCAACAAGCTGAGGACTGTTTCAATATAGATTGAAACAGTCCTTTTTGCAGTTGCCGGATTTTTTATTTTGACGCATCTTGCGGTAAGTTGCTTATAAGTATTACAATTAAAATATTGCAAAACTTGTAAACTTTACTTTTATTTGCCTGTTTTACGTAGTGCGAACGGAAAAAGGAGCTAGCTTGCTCATTGGAAGGGAAGTGAAATCTTGTGAAGCGAATTGAAAAAATTTATGAGTATATTTGCGAACAGTCAAACGAGTACACCTTGGAGCAACTGCTGGGAGAGGCCGGCGTCGATGCGGCCGCTATTTCGGAACGGCTGGGCATTTTACGGAACAATGTCAGTATGGAACTGAACGTATTATTTAAAATGGGCAGGATTATTAAGATTAAAGGCAGACCGGTCTTGTATTTTGATAAAGAAACGCTGGAGCGTTTGTGCGGGAAAAAGCTGGGGCCGGAACCGGTTGAAGTGAGCAGCCTGAAAGAACTGCTTGATGAGAACGAAGATGTTTTTTTGGAGAAAAACCCCTTTAAACATTTGATCGGCGTAAACGGCAGCTTAAAGGGCCAGGTGGAACAGGCCAAGGCGGCTATCCTTTACCCGCCCAACGGGCTGCATACTTTAATTGTCGGGCAGACCGGCGTCGGAAAGACCCTGTTTGTCAATATGATGTACAATTACGGGAAATTCTGTGAACGCCTTAAGGAAAATGCCCCGTTTAAGATATTTAACTGTGCCGATTACTATAATAATCCGCAACTGTTGGTATCGCATATTTTCGGTCATGTGAAAGGGGCCTTTACCGGTGCCGACGCCGATAAAAAGGGGATGGTCGAAGAAGCAAACGGCGGGATTTTATTTCTCGATGAAATCCACCGCCTGCCGCCGGAAGGCCAGGAAATGATTTTTTACTTTATGGATACCGGAACGTATAACCGGCTGGGAGAAACCGACCGCAAGCGCCGGGCCAGGGTGCTCATCATTGGCGCGACAACCGAAGAACATACCTCGTCATTAATCAAAACGTTTATCCGGCGCATCCCGATCGTGATTACCATTCCTCCTTTACAGGAACGTCCCATCCGGGAGCAGGTGGATATCCTGAAATTCCTGCTTACCAATGAGGCACACCGGGTGAATAAGCCGATCAGGATTACGTCGGAGGCGGTCAAAGCGCTGATTGCCAGCGTATCCTTCGGCAATATCGGACAATTGAAATCCAACATCCAGCTAGTCTGTGCCAAAGCGTTTGTGAACGGGATTAATAAAAACTATATTGAGATTGATTTTAAATCATTGCCGGAACATTTTAAGAGCGGCTTGCTGACCCTGGGGGCCAGGCGCCAGGAAATGCTTGAACTGGACAAACACATTGAGGAAGAAATTATCGTCAGTCATCAGGAATATAAGGTGCTGGTGGAAGACGACCCTTATGAACCGCCGTTCAATTTGTACAAGATTATCGAAGGCAAAGCCGCTATGCTAAAAGCGGAAGGCGTGCAGGACGAACTGATTCAGAATTTTATCATGGCCGATATCAACCTCCATATTAAGTCCTTCTACAACAAATTTAATACCCACTTGAGCACCAGGCAAAGAATATTAAAAATTGTAGACCGTAAATTGCTGGAACTGGCTGAAGAAATCCAGCAGTTGGCCAAGCAGCGGCTGAAGCGGGATTATCAGGACCGGTTTCTGTATGCGCTGAGTTTGCATCTCAGTGCTTTGCTGCGCCGTCTGGAAAGCAATCAGACCTTGCAATATACCAATGTGGTAAGCGCTGTGCGGGATTATCCCGATGAATATCAGCTGGCGCTGGAAATAAAGGCGTTAATCGAGGATAATTATCATGTGGCAATCCCGAAGGAGGAACTGGAGTATTTTACACTGCTGTTAAGTTCGGTCCATGAAGTGGACCAAAGCGGACAAATTTTCATTATCGTGGCCATGCATGGCAACAGTACAGCCAGTTCTATGGTGAACGTAGTGCAAAAACTGCTGGGTTATGACAATATGGTGGCGGTGGATATGCCGCTGGAAGTCAGCCCCAAGGATATTCTGGATAAGATTATCCAGTCTGTGCAGGAAATCAACCATGGCATAAAGGGAATCCTGCTGCTGGTGGATATGGGCTCTTTAACCAATTTTGAAGATGCGATTATGGAAAAATGCCGGGTCAAGGTACGGACGCTGGATATGGTCTCAACACCGCTGCTCCTGGAGGCGGCCAGAAAGGTCAATGAATTTGGTCAGGATCTGGACGATATCTACACGGCCCTGCAGAATTTTCAAGGGTATGGCAGCCGCCAGCGAAAACGGTCTTACGAAAACGAAGGTGTCATTTTAACGATTTGCGCCTCCGGTGAAGGCACGGCGATCAAATTGAAAGAGCTGGTGGAGGACATTCTCGGCAATATGGTGGATGATCCTATTGAGGTCATTCCGCTGAGCAGTAAGAATATCAAAGAGAATGCGGAGAAAATCCAGCAAAAACATAAAATCCTGGCATCGGTGGGGATTGTCAATCCCGGCATAGACGCTCCGTTTGTGCCCCTGGAAACGCTGATTAACAGCCGGGGCGAAAAGATACTGAAGAATATCATCCGAAACAATTTTTCCGTAGTGGAAAAGAAGCAGAATGTTGTTGTGAAAAATCTGAGCGAAGACAGTCTGAAACAGTTTTTAACGTATTTAAATCCGGCTAAAATTATTAGTGTATTAGAAGAGTTTATTAGTGTATTAAAAAAATCCTTAAAAAGGGAATTTACTAATACAATGGAAATCAAGCTGATGATTCATTGCGGCTGTGCCCTGGAACGGATGGTCATTCAGGATGGACTGATCTATAAGGGAGATAAGGGCCGTATTAATCCTGCCTATGTGCAGGGTATCAAACGGTCGGCTCAGGTCTTCAAAGATACGATAGGGATTGAGCTGACCGAGGATGAAATATTATATATTGCCGAGATG
It encodes:
- a CDS encoding sigma 54-interacting transcriptional regulator — protein: MKRIEKIYEYICEQSNEYTLEQLLGEAGVDAAAISERLGILRNNVSMELNVLFKMGRIIKIKGRPVLYFDKETLERLCGKKLGPEPVEVSSLKELLDENEDVFLEKNPFKHLIGVNGSLKGQVEQAKAAILYPPNGLHTLIVGQTGVGKTLFVNMMYNYGKFCERLKENAPFKIFNCADYYNNPQLLVSHIFGHVKGAFTGADADKKGMVEEANGGILFLDEIHRLPPEGQEMIFYFMDTGTYNRLGETDRKRRARVLIIGATTEEHTSSLIKTFIRRIPIVITIPPLQERPIREQVDILKFLLTNEAHRVNKPIRITSEAVKALIASVSFGNIGQLKSNIQLVCAKAFVNGINKNYIEIDFKSLPEHFKSGLLTLGARRQEMLELDKHIEEEIIVSHQEYKVLVEDDPYEPPFNLYKIIEGKAAMLKAEGVQDELIQNFIMADINLHIKSFYNKFNTHLSTRQRILKIVDRKLLELAEEIQQLAKQRLKRDYQDRFLYALSLHLSALLRRLESNQTLQYTNVVSAVRDYPDEYQLALEIKALIEDNYHVAIPKEELEYFTLLLSSVHEVDQSGQIFIIVAMHGNSTASSMVNVVQKLLGYDNMVAVDMPLEVSPKDILDKIIQSVQEINHGIKGILLLVDMGSLTNFEDAIMEKCRVKVRTLDMVSTPLLLEAARKVNEFGQDLDDIYTALQNFQGYGSRQRKRSYENEGVILTICASGEGTAIKLKELVEDILGNMVDDPIEVIPLSSKNIKENAEKIQQKHKILASVGIVNPGIDAPFVPLETLINSRGEKILKNIIRNNFSVVEKKQNVVVKNLSEDSLKQFLTYLNPAKIISVLEEFISVLKKSLKREFTNTMEIKLMIHCGCALERMVIQDGLIYKGDKGRINPAYVQGIKRSAQVFKDTIGIELTEDEILYIAEML